A single genomic interval of Dysidea avara chromosome 8, odDysAvar1.4, whole genome shotgun sequence harbors:
- the LOC136263691 gene encoding uncharacterized protein, which produces MKKSCRTGRLYTCDCTLCKSKKKVSYSTVQRHLSVYGKARVFTELEEASNNHGHCAESTDVHDHESSLSTTDGLVNQLEVDDFVEEGQAVYYDDENTASSSSDSEDDQQTSPTFEADCFEVSLDSTQPSPVTCPPTVPCLPEHNEVLTASENESSAAESGLFQPVLRLNKWISVLLIKVKVKYKLSDSVLTTLLSILQLIFTLISHPLQYCFPKTVQNLFACAGVNQVPEFKRYAVCPDSRCCNLYDCTLLSEATSIPICARQAYNSHCTEHLCYEKFLSFGKS; this is translated from the exons ATGAAGAAATCTTGTCGTACTGGAAGGCTTTATACATGTGATTGTACTCTATGTAAAAGCAAGAAGAAGGTGTCGTATTCTACAGTTCAGAGACATTTAAGCGTTTATGGAAAAGCAAGAGTTTTCACAG AGCTCGAGGAAGCAAGTAACAACCATGGCCATTGTGCTGAAAGCACTGACGTACATGATCATGAGTCTTCATTATCTACA ACTGATGGCTTGGTAAACCAATTGGAAGTTGATGATTTTGTGGAAGAAGGCCAAGCAGTATATTATGATG ATGAGAATACTGCAAGCAGtagcagtgatagtgaagatgatCAGCAGACCTCACCAACATTTGAAGCAGACTGTTTTGAAGTAAGCTTGGACTCTACTCAGCCTTCACCGGTGACCTGTCCACCTACAGTGCCTTGCCTCCCTGAGCACAATGAGGTGCTCACAGCTAGTGAAAATGAATCATCTGCTGCTGAGTCAGGTTTATTTCAACCAGTTTTACGTTTAAATAAATGGATTTCTGTTTTACTGATCAAAGTAAAAGTCAAGTACAAGCTAAGTGATAGTGTTCTTACAACATTACTCTCAATTCTACAATTGATTTTCACTTTGATATCCCACCCATTACAATACTGCTTTCCAAAAACTGTACAGAATCTTTTTGCATGTGCAGGTGTAAACCAAGTTCCTGAGTTTAAACGATATGCTGTATGTCCAGACTCCAGGTGCTGCAACCTATATGATTGTACATTGTTATCAGAAGCTACTAGCATACCAATCTGTGCACGGCAAGCTTATAATTCTCACTGCACAGAACATCTTTGCTATGAAAAATTCCTATCTTTTGGGAAAAGCTGA